Proteins encoded in a region of the Cardiocondyla obscurior isolate alpha-2009 linkage group LG18, Cobs3.1, whole genome shotgun sequence genome:
- the LOC139109622 gene encoding calcineurin-binding protein cabin-1 isoform X1, which yields MIKISALNEESSEESEEEDVPTITKEAQEQIALTEYNRALELLKENKREEALIIFKDLLDTELLDEVEKPEVPDGRSRPMLSLKYSCFKNIGAIHASSENYEKAVENYWEAANLDDADVTLWHRIGTLAMKTSNLELACSSFKQGLKCNFNHWPCLDNLITALYAVPDYMNCLLYISIALERDPHYVKGLAFRDRIFKDIPCMEECYKLYNSDWQLDPPLYTEYDHVLGDKLLAEAKEVSTKWAEVCKAEFTPKSLPELTLRTPLTSCTWLALGESLLDMHKYISENNLNFVSKILLSVQKPDDKNAESNEMDIVESNVNVMEVDQQNDSIANGENDINKSIKIETEDCEMLDDNQVFNADTAMEIEIEEDKKSCSSDVQIVEDEDVLRMSDTDGLQCDEQIETKNMESEEQVHSEADANIDKLESDKVTDDIYMDNGMPNEKSSDKESDKSSDKASEKGTEKTSDTICKTEDKTHAEKTDGKEEGQKVKKRRRSALCFLQQWAWSCSSMRRSARVRGSNRREAERDDVQLEETLRRLFPSTLLPDTVRLTKDDASKNLDDSMDTMDMYQLFANQENNKNVENLKSSESSKSPSPDTSQPQKYFGTEAETADVDAFINQHSGKSNLMIIITKFAELLCTKWNQEWPKGMPDIYLQAYVFMRQHIPHLSPFDEDMNDKVLKLDTETTLLFGELHTDKWLDTKPETLPNPTLDKLGTGMPAEELGHIIFASVRQDLLNEENLCTLLRVLWLKSNIFLCQGDIDVVIETLELLLNRLHEMENQNLCIMLLNCKNNSQISAKLVKKKLKSIQRGQKLGEIQHLYEEKKYAELSYILQDTFKFAKQRNKLLGTNEIIVDRVRQLNMLLDSLWQLQQYEECYVWAEACLNESWQNYLNSSDEAEQKKWTSSVVTALEKLEVCTIEASVFVVKYLSESRLSRLVQNLVHIVCHQLDVPENAVEMPLETVLPWILLHYILQYKEDKERGKAESHYKNKLHSAHNSESDDEDDDIPPSIMILFIAHEFIGRHSWCCFNEAKLLFFIMNLIIPQLETPLYASIKNRLTKYLEQIFFCLYGHPNRVNKTRPKHLQDHGVPQMELTWHGAQLLFDFYKPKQLPNFQSPRILSISMDTEILLKRIIRLIPQESDPNQIVDEMTAYILGGKDKMPSVVKLLPHAISTIYYLLGDFYFKNNKWEHACRYYLLDLCLYPKGLNSWAGLAMATGSIIENWLNSYRPIGKDKFLNKAKMAQSSYQHAIELAPGHSVIWTEYGNFVYMVHSFCSRLLKQETDTLSMERFEILETRKEEMLEIADQCFESANRICQTIEEPSIQHDERWLYQYMLGKVAEKKNQDPPVFLEHYAKASELLYENNAQYPRRISHKSPQNLSIEALEVHYRIHASILKYLEQHEGKPLKKSLGRLFHWHLKNCSEGPFMKYQSKLNDKKKEEGGDNEKNMSKELDSTADTDKNVTVCQRSNSIEEIEIVDKSSKISDVKSAESGKFENRKRFPEELSYDNTKKIKLNSISHLQLMQDVVALIDDLITKVCDVVSQKEKTSDDVMIISSDESNETKLQKKKLENKNADKAKSQVKLEEKNVANILSVDTERKTDDVQDLMDALMKQAMEISQETQQSSADDEDTRRFDGKWLQNEDLQSTDKENKDKIEERRKTQANANEEITLSRRGSQESTTTTQTTTTTTETNNSSSSSSEESSSSDDSSDSDSSSDSDSESVDSDADKKKKDSESVDEEQMPEEEVATLIAYCLAGLEQCVLRFTEHHKSFYRLSHFFFNNKKAKDTVKCKDLLLGTYTCQFYPGQTFQGLFTERRSTNFFNGVWHIPVNEIDRPGSFASHMSKCVTLLMQVLKESNDSRMLMQLCIQLGKIPDSDKKYLRDSEREQLSRQALTLCQQSLRSRVQTIGSTSTIDSVHLIRTDARTQVLLDVYEIYQLVQKHFQGKESTIQTFATLLTDTYKMYIGSKNLEGNVLDIAIKCCQRQIQANKLASVNTVKESSNSFSAPPQVASTIVTPAPQIPANPTSVQMLQNRKPHRNLTSTGRPRGRPPNVNKYLQHLQQSSNMMSQFGSKSNFTNYMGASGSNRSMINPYFMNPLVDANNMLSALLTSGLSSNMMDPLTAMTYLNQVGSYQDILRQYQNNLSSLTNLVGGLNNSGTTITGISNAPTMSTSSSNINISSNINTSSNIANLNNLKGPLDPMTASVQQLLSLSNSTVSTSRPTPMYHQTVAKTSTTMSLTKDRPSISITPVSTSMNQQPLHKAKQPTKQPSSQTEPVLPVHIPKSLQISPTKPILHSSSTTTQVSLLKPSIIQQVKNSPPKQMSAPQIRVSKSLTEPQPAHNPSLSHSPLKNSNSTVTTNPVTAMPHVAHTSMGAPVIMKQQQALPMNLPNVSRSGTSLQHKLLSKKNSQRPYPTQANVQSHSVRKPKSTVKTPTIPVPISGNFPNLLNTMPPTSSTAMAQPPFIPPELSGLSVSAIGSQPGGIKATVPSSKYHNYKKPISKPKPPSVTSTIEVPSSLPTSFSTGSSVEALSMLSQLQQHSHLEIIPQQKPPIKPSIDYSKTLSSSVCIVSPKAAEPLRPSATADCMSMYDISRGKTTNVSNKKTQDKLLTDNVEIITLDD from the exons ATGATCAAGATATCGGCGCTCAACGAGGAGTCGAGCGAGGAAAGCGAGGAGGAGGACGTACCCACGATCACCAAAGAAGCGCAG GAACAAATAGCGCTGACCGAATACAACAGAGCCCTGGAGCTGTTGAAAGAGAATAAGCGGGAAGAAgcgctaattatttttaaggaCCTTTTGGACACCGAGCTGTTGGACGAAGTGGAGAAACCCGAAGTGCCGGATGGAAGGTCCAGACCTATGTTGTCGTTGAAGTATTCCTGCTTCAAAAATATTGGTGCTATTCACGCATCTAGCGAGAATTATGAGAAAGCTGTGGAGAATTACTGGGAAGCTGCAAATCTGGACGATGCCGATGTAACGTTGTGGCATAGGATCGGCACATTAGCTATGAAAACTTCGAATCTAGAACTAGCTTGCTCGTCATTTAAGCAAGGCCTGAAGTGTAATTTCAATCACTGGCCGTGCTTAGATAACCTAATAACTGCCTTATATGCCGTTCCTGATTATATGAACTGTCTATTGTATATTTCTATAGCATTAGAAAGGGATCCTCATTATGTGAAGGGTCTAGCTTTTCGTGACAggatatttaaagatattccaTGTATGGAAGAATGTTACAAATTGTATAATAGCGATTGGCAGTTAGACCCACCTTTGTACACTGAATATGATCATGTATTAGGCGACAAATTATTAGCAGAGGCAAAAGAAGTTTCCACAAAATGGGCGGAAGTTTGTAAAGCAGAATTCACACCAAAATCCTTGCCAGAGTTGACTTTAAGAACGCCCTTAACGAGCTGTACATGGCTGGCTCTTGGAGAAAGTCTATTAGACATGCATAAATATATCAgcgaaaacaatttaaattttgttagtaaaattttattatcggtTCAAAAACCTGACGATAAAAATGCCGAGAGCAATGAGATGGATATTGTAGAAAGTAATGTAAATGTAATGGAAGTAGATCAACAAAATGATTCCATTGCCAATGGAGAGAATGATATTAAcaaatctattaaaattgaaacagAAGATTGTGAGATGTTAGATGACAATCAAGTTTTCAATGCAGACACAGCAATGGAAATCGAAATCGAAGAAGACAAAAAATCTTGCTCAAGCGATGTGCAAATAGTCGAAGATGAGGATGTATTAAGAATGTCTGACACAGACGGTTTACAATGTGACGAACAAATTGAAACGAAAAATATGGAATCAGAGGAACAAGTGCACTCTGAAGCAGATGCAAATATCGATAAATTAGAGAGCGATAAAGTTACAGATGACATTTATATGGATAATGGAATGCCTAATGAAAAATCCAGCGATAAAGAAAGTGATAAATCAAGTGACAAAGCTTCCGAGAAAGGCACAGAAAAAACAAGCGATACGATATGTAAGACCGAGGATAAAACTCATGCCGAAAAAACCGACGGAAAAGAAGAAGGGCagaaagtaaagaaaagaCGCAGAAGTGCATTATGCTTCTTGCAACAATGGGCTTGGAGTTGCAGTAGCATGAGACGATCCGCGAGAGTAAGAGGTTCAAACAGAAGAGAAGCAGAGAGGGATGATGTACAATTAGAGGAAACGCTTAGAAGATTGTTTCCTAGTACTCTAtt accTGACACAGTTAGATTGACTAAGGATGATGCTTCTAAAAACCTTGATGATTCTATGGATACCATGGATATGTATCAACTATTTGCGaatcaagaaaataataaaaatgtagaaaatctTAAAAGTTCGGAAAGTTCAAAATCGCCTAGTCCCGATACAAG TCAACCACAAAAATACTTCGGGACGGAAGCAGAGACTGCCGATGTGGATGCATTTATAAACCAACATAGCggtaaaagcaatttaatgataattatcacGAAATTTGCAGAACTTTTATGTACGAAATGGAACCAAGAATGGCCAAAAGGAATGCCAGATATTTATCTACAAGCATATGTTTTTATGAG acaaCATATTCCACATTTATCACCATTTGATGAAGATATGAATGACAAAGTTTTGAAATTAGATACCGAAACGACTTTATTATTTGGTGAGCTTCATACGGACAAATGGTTAGATACCAAACCGGAAACTTTGCCAAATCCAAC aTTAGACAAACTTGGTACAGGAATGCCAGCAGAAGAGTTAGGacatataatatttgcaaGTGTTAGACAGGATCttttaaacgaagaaaatttatGTACATTACTAAGAGTTTTATGgcttaaaagtaatatttttttgtgcCAAGGTGATATAGATGTAGTAATAGAAACATTAGAACTG ttactCAACCGTCTACATGAAATGGAAAACCAAAATCTCTGTATCATgcttttaaattgtaaaaataattctcaaattAGTGCCAAActtgtaaagaaaaaacttaaatcgattcaaag gGGTCAAAAATTAGGTGAAATTCAACATTTAtatgaagaaaagaaatatgcaGAATTATCTTATATATTGCAAGATACGTTTAAATTTGCCAaacaaagaaacaaattattagGAACTAATGAAATAATTGTTGATAGGGTTCGACAATTAAACATGCTACTTGATAGTTTGTGGCAACTTCAACAATATGAA GAATGTTATGTTTGGGCAGAAGCTTGTTTGAACGAATCATGGCAAAATTATTTGAACTCCTCTGACGAAGCTGAACAGAAAAAATGGACAAGTTCTGTTGTAACGGCACTTGAGAAATTAGAAGTTTGTACAATCGAAGCCAGTGTATTTGTTG tcAAATATCTGTCAGAGTCGCGTTTATCGAGATTGGTACAAAATTTAGTTCACATTGTTTGTCATCAATTGGATGTACCAGAAAATGCTGTGGAAATGCCATTAGAGACTGTTCTGCCTTGGATTCTGTTACATTACATTCTGCAATA caaagaagataaagagagaggaaaggcTGAGtctcattataaaaataaattgcatagTGCTCATAATTCCGAATCGGATGATGAGGATGACGATATTCCACCATctattatgattttatttattgcacatGAATTTATTGGTAGACATTCGTGGTGCTGTTTCAACGAGGCAAAGCTTCTATTTTTCATTATGAACCTTATTATACCGCAACTTGAAACTCCTTTGTATGCTTCTATCAAGAATAGGCTTACGAAATATTTGGAACAAATATTCTTTTGTTTATACGGTCATCCAAACAGAGTGAACAAAACGCGGCCGAAACATCTCCAAGATCACGGAGTACCACAAATGGAATTGACCTGGCATGGGGCGCAATTGCTGTTCGATTTTTATAAACCGAAACAACTACCAAACTTTCAATCCCCCCGAATTCTTTCTATTAGCATGGATACAGAGATACTGCTTAAAAGAATAATCAGATTAATTCCACAAGAAAGCGATCCAAATCAAATAGTAGACGAAATGACGGCGTATATACTCGGcggaaaagataaaatgcCGAGCGTGGTAAAACTTTTACCGCATGCAATTTCTACTATTTATTACTTGTTaggtgatttttatttcaaaaacaaTAAATGGGAACACGCATGTcggtattatttattagatttGTGTTTATATCCAAAGGGATTAAATTCATGGGCAGGTTTAGCTATGGCAACGGGCAGTATAATAGAGAATTGGTTGAACAGTTATAGACCTAT CGGAAAGGATAAGTTTCTTAATAAGGCAAAAATGGCACAATCAAGTTATCAACATGCTATCGAACTAGCGCCTGGTCATTCTGTAATTTGGACAGAGTACGGAAATTTCGTTTATATGGTTCATTCATTCTGTTCACGATTGCTTAAACAAGAGACCGACACGTTAAGTATGGAGAGATTCGAAATTTTGGAaacgagaaaggaagagaTGCTGGAGATTGCAGATCAATGTTTTGAATCTGCTAATCGGATATGTCAAACTATTGAAGAACCATCCATACAACACGATGAAAGATGGCTTTATCAATATATGCTTGGTAAAGTCgcagagaaaaagaatcaAGATCCTCCTGTATTCTTGGAACATTACGCAAAg gcTAGTGAATTATTATATGAGAACAACGCTCAATATCCGCGTAGAATAAGTCATAAAAGCCCACAAAATTTATCTATAGAGGCCCTAGAAGTTCATTATCGTATTCATGCGAGCATATTGAAATACTTGGAACAACACGAAGGAAAACCACTAAAAAAATCATTAGGTCGGTTATTCCATTGGCATCTTAAAAACTGCTCTGAAGGACCTTTTATGAAATATCAGTCTAAACTTAACgacaagaaaaaagaagagggtGGTgataatgagaaaaatatgtcGAAGGAACTCGACAGTACAGCAGAtacagataaaaatgtaacagtATGTCAACGCTCAAATAGTATTGAAGAGATAGAAATCGTAGATAAATCGAGTAAAATTTCTGATGTTAAGTCTGCAGAATCAGGAAAATTTGAGAATCGCAAAAGATTTCCTGAAGAACTGTCATATGAcaatacgaaaaaaataaaattaaatagtatttCACATTTGCAATTAATGCAAGATGTCGTAGCCTTAATAGACGATTTAATTACTAAAGTTTGCGATGTGGTAtcgcaaaaagagaaaacgagtGATGATGTAATGATTATATCCAGTGATGAAAGTAATGAAACGAAGCTGCAAAAAAAGAAgctggaaaataaaaatgctgaTAAAGCAAAATCGCAGGTGAAATTAGAGGAGAAAAATGTAGCAAATATATTGTCAGTTGATACTGAACGTAAGACCGATGATGTACAGGATTTAATGGATGCTCTTATGAAACAGGCAATGGAAATTAGTCAGGAAACCCAGCAATCTTCAGCAGATGACGAGGATACTAGAAGATTTGATGGCAAATGGTTGCAGAATGAAGACTTGCAATCTACT gacaaggaaaataaagataaaatagaagaaagaagaaaaacgcaAGCAAATGCAAATGAAGAAATTACTTTAAGTAGGAGGGGCTCTCAAGAAAGTACTACAACTACACAAACCACAACTACAACTACGGAGACAAATAATTCGAGCTCTAGTAGTAGTGAGGAATCTAGCAGTAGTGACGATAGCTCTGACAGCGATAGTTCTAGCGATAGTGATAGTGAATCTGTCGACAGTGACGcggacaaaaagaaaaaggattcTGAAAGTGTAGACg aAGAACAAATGCCAGAAGAAGAAGTAGCGACATTAATCGCTTATTGCTTAGCTGGATTAGAACAATGTGTATTAAGGTTTACAGAACATCATAAGTCGTTTTATAGACtttcgcactttttttttaataataaaaaggcgAAAGATACCGTAAAATGTAAAGACCTTTTATTAGGAACATATACCTGTCAGTTTTATCCCGGACAAACTTTTCAAGGACTTTTTACCGAAAGAAGAAGCACCAACTTTTTTAat gGAGTGTGGCACATTCCAGTTAACGAAATCGATAGACCTGGGAGTTTCGCTTCACATATGTCAAAATGCGTAACATTACTTATGCAGGTGTTAAAAGAAAGTAACGATAGTCGAATGTTAATGCAATTGTGTATACAACTCGGAAAAATTCCCGATTCAGACAA gAAATACTTACGTGATTCCGAAAGAGAACAATTATCTCGTCAAGCTTTAACACTTTGCCAACAATCGCTCAGGAGTAGAGTTCAAACAATAGGTTCAACAAGCACTATTGATAGCGTGCATCTCATTAGAACAGACGCTAGAACACAAGTATTACTCGATGTATATGAAATATATCAACTCGTCCAGAAACATTTTCAGGGCAAGGAATCAACTATACAGACATTCGCAACGTTATTAACAGATACATACAAAATGTATATTGGAAGTAAA AATTTGGAAGGAAACGTCTTAGATATCGCTATTAAGTGTTGTCAACGTCAGATACAAGCAAATAAACTTGCATCTGTTAATACAGTAAAAGAGAGCAGTAACTCTTTCAGTGCGCCACCTCAGGTCGCCTCTACTATCGTG ACGCCCGCGCCACAAATCCCGGCGAATCCAACATCTGTGCAAATGTTACAGAATCGCAAGCCACATAGAAATCTAACATCTACTGGACGTCCGAGAGGACGTCCGCCTAATGTTAACAAATATTTGCAACATCTACAACAAAGCAGTAATATGATGAGTCAGTTCGGTTCCAAAAGTAACTTTACGAACTATATGGGTGCGTCCGGTTCGAATCGTTCTATGATAAATCCTTATTTCATGAATCCATTAGTTGATGCAAACAACATGTTATCGGCCTTACTGACAAGTGGATTAAGTAGCAATATGATGGATCCTCTAACAGCTATGACATACTTAAATCAAGTAGGAAGTTATCAAGACATTCTTAGacaatatcaaaataatttgtcgTCATTAACTAATCTTGTTGGCGGTTTAAATAATTCTGGTACAACTATAACCGGCATCAGTAATGCTCCGACAATGAGTACATCCAGCTCTAATATCAATATTTCCAGTAACATTAATACTTCAAGCAATATCgctaatttaaacaatttaaaaggTCCTTTAGACCCTATGACAGCGTCGGTGCAACAATTACTAAGTTTAAGTAATTCTACAGTATCAACCTCGCGACCAACGCCTATGTATCATCAAACAGTGGCCAAGACGAGCACAACTATGTCATTAACGAAAGATCGCCCTAGCATATCTATAACTCCAGTTAGCACTTCGATGAACCAGCAGCCTTTACACAAAGCAAAGCAGCCCACCAAACAGCCGAGCTCGCAGACTGAACCGGTATTACCTGTCCACATTCCTAAATCGCTTCAAATATCTCCTACAAAACCGATATTGCATTCGTCTAGTACGACGACACAAGTATCTCTGCTCAAACCATCCATTATTCAGCAAGTGAAAAACAGCCCGCCGAAACAAATGAGCGCGCCGCAAATACGAGTTTCAAAGTCGTTGACGGAGCCGCAACCAGCGCACAATCCGTCGTTATCACATTCGCCTTTGAAGAATAGTAATAGTACCGTAACGACAAATCCAGTTACAGCTATGCCGCATGTTGCTCACACATCTATGGGCGCGCCGGTAATTATGAAACAACAGCAGGCATTACCCATGAATTTACCGAATGTATCACGCTCTGGAACGTCGCTGCAGCATAAATTACTGTCGAAGAAAAATTCCCAACGACCTTATCCGACGCAAGCAAACGTGCAAAGTCACTCTGTGAGAAAACCAAAATCAACGGTTAAGACGCCGACTATACCAGTGCCAATATCTGGcaattttccaaatttattaaacacgaTGCCACCGACAAGTTCCACCGCGATGGCACAACCGCCTTTTATTCCTCCCGAGTTAAGCGGATTATCGGTAAGTGCTATCGGTTCACAACCCGGTGGTATCAAGGCAACAGTTCCAAGCTCCAAATATCATAATTACAAGAAACCTATCAGCAAGCCAAAACCACCGTCTGTGACATCGACGATAGAAGTACCGAGCTCATTACCGACTTCATTTTCTACCGGTAGTTCGGTCGAGGCACTTTCGATGTTGTCACAATTACAACAGCACTCGCATTTAGAGATAATACCGCAGCAAAAACCGCCGATAAAACCTAGTATTGACTATTCGAAAACTCTCTCGTCTTCTGTGTGTATAGTGTCGCCGAAAGCTGCAGAGCCCTTGAGGCCGTCGGCCACCGCTGATTGTATGTCCATGTATGATATATCTAGAGGAAAAACCACTAATGtttcaaacaaaaaaacacAGGATAAACTC